A single window of Vigna radiata var. radiata cultivar VC1973A chromosome 4, Vradiata_ver6, whole genome shotgun sequence DNA harbors:
- the LOC106759504 gene encoding protein EDS1L, which yields MAGGSLGDNIGLKEDVIKRVCGLAFKAHKHKTQDKLYFYEKVQISSGTYHVFSFSGSWDATEWFVNKPYGETKIDLTLFPSLRSIGNDEAALVNQGFAKRFDHIFKATPFKSEVNKAIGDGKQVVFTGHSSGAAMAVFATFWTLEEYLNPTKTQKPKPPFCVTFGSPLIGNHIFSHASRRENWSRYFIHFVLRYDIVPRILLAPLSSIEQTVGSIFQFLNPKFKTSIQDSTKAAEFFSSVMRNTASVTSHAACILMGSTNLLLETVANFVDLSPYRPFGTYIFCNGNGQLIVVKNSDAVLQLLFHTAQLSDLAELPEVAEVSILQHQSYEAELEDSLGMQNIVYLEQLEQLPLSADGSDSDVATISAALDGLGLSTRARLCLRAAGELQKQKQKNEEKINKEFEDKAVASMRYLENYKTSCEVQKGTGYYDAFKVQKEENDFQANVKRLVLAGVWDEVIEMLKRYELPDEFEGKIEWIQRGINFRRLVEPLDIANYHRHLKNEDTGPYMSRARPKRYRYTQRWLEHAKREPKAVPITESSFWAEVEELHSWINSKKAFDEVKERVEQLQRDLKKWTDENELTKDTFSKDPSFIRLYEILPPENKANITALLANVKGF from the exons ATGGCTGGAGGTTCGCTCGGAGACAACATAGGATTGAAGGAAGATGTCATCAAGAGGGTATGTGGTTTAGCCTTCAAAGCTCACAAGCACAAGACACAAGACAAGCTCTACTTTTACGAAAAGGTTCAAATTTCTTCCGGAACTTACCATGTTTTCAGCTTCTCAGGATCTTGGGATGCCACTGAATGGTTTGTTAACAAACCCTATGGAGAAACTAAGATAGATCTTACCCTGTTCCCTTCTCTCAGAAGTATTGGTAACGACGAAGCTGCTTTGGTGAACCAAGGCTTCGCAAAGAGATTCGACCACATATTCAAAGCCACCCCATTTAAATCCGAG GTAAATAAGGCTATTGGAGATGGGAAACAAGTGGTGTTTACGGGGCACTCCTCTGGTGCTGCTATGGCCGTATTTGCAACATTTTGGACCTTGGAAGAGTACCTTAATCCAACCAAAACTCAAAAACCTAAACCACCCTTCTGTGTCACTTTTGGGTCTCCCTTAATTGGTAATCATATATTCTCTCACGCTTCAAGGAGAGAAAACTGGTCTCGCTATTTCATACATTTTGTTTTGAGATATGACATAGTGCCACGGATTTTGCTTGCTCCCCTATCTTCTATTGAGCAAACTGTTGGTTCTATTTTCCAATTCTTGAATCCCAAGTTCAAAACTTCCATCCAAGATTCAACAAAAGCAGCTGAATTTTTCTCATCTGTGATGAGAAACACAGCCAGTGTTACAAGCCATGCTGCATGCATTCTCATGGGCAGCACAAATTTGTTACTTGAGACAGTGGCAAACTTTGTTGACTTGAGTCCTTATAGGCCCTTCGGAACATACATTTTCTGCAATGGAAATGGACAGTTGATTGTGGTGAAAAACTCTGATGCCGTTTTGCAACTGTTATTCCACACTGCTCAGCTAAGCGATTTGGCAGAACTTCCAGAAGTTGCCGAAGTTAGCATATTGCAACACCAATCATATGAGGCTGAGTTGGAAGATAGCTTGGGAATGCAGAATATAGTATACCTGGAACAACTTGAGCAACTTCCCTTGTCTGCTGATGGTTCTGACAGTGATGTTGCAACAATTAGCGCAGCTTTGGATGGCCTTGGACtg AGCACAAGAGCAAGGTTGTGTCTACGAGCAGCAGGTGAGTTGCAAAAGCAGAAACAGAAAAACGAGGAGAAGATCAATAAGGAGTTTGAGGATAAAGCTGTGGCGAGCATGAGGTATCTGGAGAACTACAAAACATCATGCGAGGTGCAAAAGGGGACAGGGTACTACGATGCTTTTAAGGTGCAGAAGGAGGAAAACGACTTCCAAGCAAATGTGAAGAGATTAGTGCTGGCAGGGGTATGGGATGAGGTGATTGAGATGCTGAAGAGGTATGAACTCCCAGATGAGTTCGAAGGGAAGATAGAATGGATTCAACGTGGAATCAACTTTCGTCGCCTTGTGGAGCCTTTAGACATAGCCAACTACCATCGGCATTTGAAGAACGAGGACACGGGACCTTACATGAGCCGGGCGAGGCCAAAACGATACAGATACACTCAAAGATGGTTGGAGCATGCGAAGAGGGAGCCAAAAGCTGTTCCCATCACTGAATCCTCCTTCTGGGCTGAAGTGGAAGAGCTTCATAGCTGGATCAATAGCAAGAAGGCTTTTGATGAAGTCAAGGAAAGGGTTGAGCAACTTCAACGTGACCTTAAAAAGTGGACTGATGAAAACGAACTCACCAAGGATACTTTCTCCAAGGACCCTAGCTTCATTAGATTGTATGAAATTCTGCCTCCTGAAAACAAGGCAAACATAACTGCTCTTCTTGCCAATGTCAaaggattttaa